The DNA window CATGGACGGCCCCGACGGCGAGGACTGCATCCAGCGCGGCTGCCAGGCCCGCCGCGCCTGCCCGGAGGGCCAGGATTTCCTCTACGCCCCCGAACAGGCCAACTTCCACATGGACAGCTTCACCCGGCTGCGCAAAGCCGATTTCATCGCCCGCGGCGTCTGGTAGGGCCCCCGGGCCCCACTTTCGAAACCCCGCCTCTGGTCGAAAAGCGTCCGCGTCCCCTTAATTGAGGAATGTTAAGGTGCGTGGCGACAGTTCGTTAACCAAGCGTCCGCGTCCCCTTAATTACGAGATTCGTCCGCGTCCCCTTCGTCCTTAAATGGTGACAGTCACCATTTATTGGCTGCGAACGTGGTGACAGCGGGTTCCGCCCTGAGCGGCCGGCGCAAAAATAATGGTGACTGTCACCAATTTTTTGCTCTCTCGGTGGTCGAGCCGGAAAAAGTCGCTCTAAACCTTTCATAGGTTCCCTTAGCGAACACATCATGGGAGGAGGGAGCCATGTCGAGACAGCCACGCATCGTCGTCGCGGGTTGGCCGCATCATGTCACCCAGCGCGGCAACCGCCGCCAACAGGTGTTTTTCGGGGAGCGCGACTACCAGGCTTATCTTCGGTACCTGGGTGAGGGATGCCGGCGGTTCGGCGCCGCCATCTGGGCCTATTGCCTGATGCCCAATCACGTGCACTTGGTGTTGGTACCAAAGTCCCAGGTAGCGCTGGCTCGCAGCGTCAGCAGCGCCCACCACCGCTATGCCTGGCGTACCAACCGACGCCGGGACTGGTGCGGACATCTGTGGCAAAGCCGCTTCTACTCCACCGCCATGGACCAGGGGCATCTGCTGGCCGCGGTGCGCTATGTAGAGCTCAACCCGGTGCGCGCCGGTTTGGTCGGCGAGGCTGCGGCCTGGCCCTGGAGCAGCGCCCGCCATCATCTTGGCCGGTCCGCCGACGGACTGCTGTCGCCGGGAGTGCTGGAGGACCTGGTCGGGGATTGGCAGACCTACCTCCAAGGACCGAAGGAGCCGCAGGAGGACGAGGCCCTGCGCCGCCATACGCGCAACGGCTGGCCGCTGGGCTCCGAGACGGCTATTGCCAGGTTGGAGCGGGAACTGGGCCGCCGCCTGCGCCCGGGGAGCAGGGGACGCCCGCGAAAAGAGCCTTGAAGCGGTCCCCCTCCCCCCCCAATTGGTGACAAAATTGGTGACAGTCACCAAATTTTTTCCGCGAAGCCGGCGCTGATCGCCGGTTTCACGCTGAATGGATGACGCTGAGAAAATGGTGACTGTCACCATTTTTCACCATTTTTCGCATTTTTCCGATTGGGCGCCCCCTTGATTAGGAATGCCAGGGGGGTGGCGGGTGTGGTCTGCGTCGCCCCAGCAGGTAGAAGACCGAGGCGCGTCGGCGAGGTGAAGTCGCGGCGCTCTATGGCCAATCCAGCGTTCTCCAGCTTGGCCTCGAAGGCGGCCAGTGAGTGGCCGCGGTAGCCGATCTCCCAGTGGTGACCCTGGGGGTCGTCGTCGGGCCGGAAGCGGCGCAGGAAATTGAATTTCTTCCAGGCGAAATACTGGCGCAGGCGGTGGGCGTTGAGATAGATCCGGGCGTCGAGCTGGAAGCCCTGGTAGGGCAC is part of the Alphaproteobacteria bacterium genome and encodes:
- a CDS encoding transposase encodes the protein MSRQPRIVVAGWPHHVTQRGNRRQQVFFGERDYQAYLRYLGEGCRRFGAAIWAYCLMPNHVHLVLVPKSQVALARSVSSAHHRYAWRTNRRRDWCGHLWQSRFYSTAMDQGHLLAAVRYVELNPVRAGLVGEAAAWPWSSARHHLGRSADGLLSPGVLEDLVGDWQTYLQGPKEPQEDEALRRHTRNGWPLGSETAIARLERELGRRLRPGSRGRPRKEP